The Chitinophagales bacterium genomic sequence GTATGCAGGTACAGCCGCCGGGTATTATCAGCGGAATGAAGGCATGTATGCGCCGAAGCAACACATGAGAGGATATACATTAGGCCTGCAGGGTGGAGCTGCGTTTTATCTCAGTAAACATTTTTCATTAACAACTGAAGTAGCAGTGCGCAGCACACAGTTCTGGTATAAAGTCTATGGCTTTTATCCGATGCTGACTAACCAACAAGGAATTACTGAATATTACCGGGCTGATAAGATAGAGAATGATTTTTTTGTTTCTTTTCCTGTGACCTTTGGGCTCAGGTATAGGTTTTAATGTATGGTAGCCAGCTCGTTAATATCCTTATTCTCTAAATGTAGTTTATCACTGTCATGCAAGGTTATATTGATCATCGCCAGTCCTACTTTTTCAGTATCAGTTACAGAACCGGAGCGCCTGAGCAGCGGGAAGAATGGACGCATGATATTATATATGGCATTGTACCATCCAGTTTTGGAGCGCACACCTTTTACGGGCAGTATGATACCCGGGCGAAACATATATGCCTTTCTGAAGGGCATCCTGAGCAGGGCGTTTTCGGTACGTCCTTTTATGCGGGCCCACATGGTTTTTCCGTCTTCGGTACTGTCTGTACCCGTACCGGATACGTAAATAAAGGTCATGCCGGGGTTGATGACTGTTTGGGCGAAATGCATGGTCAGGTCGTAAGTGATGCGGGTATATTCCTGCTCGCTAAGCCCGATAACCGAAACGCCCAGGCAGAAATAACAGGCATCATAACCCTGCAGCCTGTCTTTTATGGACGACAGGTCGTAAAAGTCCTTATGAATCAGTTCTTTGAGTTTCGGGTGGTTCATACCGATGCTGCTGCGGTTCACTACCAGCACTTCGGCTACCTCAGGATGGTCCAGGCACTCCAGCAATACGCCTTTGCCCACCATGCCTGTCGTTCCTGTTACTATGACTTTCAGCTTCATATATTAAAGGTACAGACATTATGCCATGAGAGATACACATTAAACAAACCCTTACCTGTTTAGAACAATACGCATAATAACTTATCTTGTAGCCATAAATATTGATACGCATGTCCGTTACGATACAACCTTGTAATACATTAGCCGACCTGAAAAAGTTTGTACAGTTTCCTTATGACCTGTACAAAGGCAATAAATACTGGGTGCCACCAATGAAAAAAGATGAGCTGAATTCGTTACAGCCGGCTACCAACCCTGCGTTCAATCATTGTGATGCGCAGTTCTGGATAGCCCTTAAGGATGGTAAAGTGGCAGGCCGTATCGGTGCTATTATCAACAATGCGTATAATGAGCAGGTGGGTACCAAACTGGGTCGTATCACCAGGTTGGAGTTTATTGATGATAAAGAAGTAAGCAGCGGTTTACTTGCTACTGCTGAAGCATGGATAAAGGATAAAGGAATGGAAGGCGTGCATGGGCCGCTGGGTTTCACTAATCTCGATCACCAGGCCGTGTTGATAGAAGGCTTCGACCATTTGCCGTCTATCGCATCAGAATATCACCTGCCCTATTATAAAGAGCATATTGAAGCGGCAGGGTACGAAAAAGAAAGGGACTGGGTAGAGTTTCGCCTGAAGCTGGCTGATTCTATACCGGAGAAAGCCCTGAAGCTTAATGAAATGATCAAGACGCGTTACAAGCTGAACGTGATTCATTTCAATACACAGGCAGAAATGAAAGAACAAGCCAACCGCGCGTTCGACCTGCTGAACAGTGCATTCGGCGATCTGTTCAGCTTTGTGAAGATGGATAAGGACCTGGCAGATTTTTACATCAATAAATATTTTACCATTCTCAATCCTAAGTTTGTAAAGATGATCGAGGATGAGGATAGTAACCTGATAGGATTTATCATCAGCCTGCCATCTCTCAGTGAGGCTATGCAAAAAGCGGGCGGAAAGATATTCCCGCTTGGCTGGTATCATATCATGCAGGCGTTAAAGAAACCTAAGGTTGTAGATCTGCTGCTTACAGCTATTCATCCCGAATGGCAGGCAAAAGGTGTGAGTGCCATACTTATTACCGAATTGCAGAAAGTAATGTTTGAGCATGGCGTAACTCATGTGGAGACCACCGGCATTATCGAGACCAATGAGAAGGCCATCAGCCACTGGAAAAACTACGACCATATACAGCACAAACGTAAGCGCTGTTTTATCAAGATGTTCTAACCACCGATCATTACAGTAAAATCGCCCAGTACTATCTGTCCCCCGTGTGCAGTAGTATCACCCAAACGGGCTGCGGGCATGCCATCTATCATTACAGTGGCAGAACCTTTTACTATAGTGTCGGGTGGGCCAACACATACAAGCATATCCCCTACTCTTGCTGCAGGTAGCTTGCCTATTAATACCGTGGGGCATCCCGGCCCGGTTATGGGGCCGCCGACGTGGGGTACGGGAGGTATGCCGGGTGTAACCATCGGGCATTCATGAAAATCTGTTAATCTTGCTGCTGGGGGCATAATTTCATTTTTTAGTTGATCATTACCATTGCGCCTTTTATGGTTGCTTGTGCACCGCCTGTCAGGCTGGCGGTAGCGCTACCTTCAATACTTGCTTCCATATCGGCATGAGTTTTTACATTCATACCTGATATTTTTACATCCCCGGCAGTTGCCTGTAGGGTTACACCCATGTTGCCTTTAATGTTTACCTGCTGGTTTGCTGAGATATTAATATTTTTAGGACTGCTAATGCTGATATCCGATGCCGACATCACCAGCTTATTCCCGTTCATGTCGCTTACGGTAACGGTCTTGTCTTTATCGTTCAGTACAAAGCTGTTATTTGCCGGTGTTGTTACGGTAGTTATCTTATTCTCATCGTCAAATTCAAGTTTTAATCCCGCTTTGGTAATGAAACCTTTCTTCGTGTTTTTATCATCGGGTGTATATGGCGGTTTGTTTTTCTGGCTGTACACCGATCCCATTATTACAGGGTAACGAGGGTCGTTGTTCATGAAACCTACCAATACCTCATCGCCCACCTCCGGATAAAAGAAACTGCCCGCACCGCTTGTAGCACTGAAGTTGGACAGCCTCGCCCAGATACCTGTATCTGAGATGAGGGGTATCTTGACTAATATTCTGTAGTCATTATCCGGATCTTGTGCAATTTGTAATACAACCGCATTGTGTATGCCTTGTATAGCAGGTAGTAACCCTGCCGCCTGTGGAGCAGATATGTCCTCATTGCCGGTTGAAGGCCAGTCTGCAGGTAGTCCCAGTTCGGTCACTGTTGTCCACATACCATCTGTAAGATGATGTTCTACACCGGAGACGTATACATCGCCATTGAACCGGTCTCCTACACCGGCAAGTGTTACAAAAGTGCCTGGTTCAACTATATTACTACCCTGGAAGGTAACACTGCCCTGTATTTTAGCCAGTCCCGACCATGTCAGTTCTGCCTTTGACCATGTGGTAAGGTTACTATTGTCCAGAGGTGCTGATGTTTGTTGTTGATAAGCTGACAGACCTATAACCTGTGATAATTGTTTGCTGCTTATGTTGCCCGGACCCGCAACAGATTGTGTTGAACTGTCTTGTATTACCTTCTGCATTGTATCATCCCATGACGACGATACTACGGATGCAAGTTGCGCGGTTGCATCCAGTTGAAGGTTCATGTCTATAATGTCTTGTCCATATGTAAGTGTAAGAACAGAACTGGTATTGGTATATGGTGTTTGCGTGGTTACTTTATTGTTATTGGCAATGACCACCTGGCCATTAGCTTCCGCACGGGTGCAGATAAAGTCCCAGTCGGTGGCATAGTATTGTACCAACTGGTTGAGTGTATTTCCTGTACTTTGAATATCAGCGGTTAACCCACTGTAGCCTGAAATGATCTTCTGTATTGTGTCACTGTCTTTTGTGTTGATGTATGTGCCGTTCTTACGGCCTACAGTCATCCCGATAGACTGGTCGTAGCATATTACTTCCAGCACAGACCCCATGCCGGTATTTGCCCTGATATTCTGTTCTGCCACAATGCCTTTAAAAACAGTCAGGCATTTGTTGTCATAGCCCAGCTTTATTTCAATGATATTCCCGGGTACGAATGTGCTGCCGGAGCTTATGGGAAATTTACCTGTTGCCGAATCTCCGTCCAGTAGTTCGATACTTGCAACAGGTATGCGGTTGATCTGTTTGGTGATATTAATGGAAGCTACATTGATAGCGCTATCTATAGGACTACCATTGACCAGTATCTCATAAGATACCAGGTTTGTGTTTTCTGTTTTAGGAGATTGTGCAGGCATGATCGTGTTTATTGAAAATGTTATTAAGTTATTTATTCTATAGAATATCTTTTTCGTCGACATGGTTCAATACACATATTGCCGGGTAGATGCAACCGAAGATCATTGGGTAAATGTTCCCGAATGGTGATCGTGTCATGTAAATATTCATGATAGACGAATGAACAATTTACAAAACAATCTCAGATGTTACGAATTCGCTCGGGTTAAGTTCTTGTAACTACAGAAGGCCGGTTATTTCTGAAGATGATATTTGTATAGTAGATCTGTGTAACTTTAGTTTATAAGCGGAAGTAGCTCAGTTGGTAGAGCATCAGCTTCCCAAGCTGAGGGTCGCGGGTTCGAGTCTCGTTTTCCGCTCATAAAAAAGCCCCGTTATCCGGGGCTTTTTTAATTAGAATTTGTTTTTCCACATCATACTTTCAACGGGGAGGTTGGGCTGGTTGCCGTACTTGGCGTTCTTCTTCTGGTTATATTTTACTTCTATCTCGCCATCAACAGGGAAGTATATCAGTTGGCCTATGGGCATACCTTTATATACTTTTACCGGCTGTTTTACTGATATCTCCAGTGTCCAGTTACCACAAAAACCAACATCTCCTTTACCGGCAGTAGCATGAATGTCTATACCCAGGCGGCCTGTACTGGATTTGCCTTCAAGAAAAGGGACATGCGCATGTGTTTCTGTGTATTCAGCCGTAACTCCCAGGTAGAAAATATGCGGGTACAATACAAAACCTTCTTCCGGAATCTCGAACACATCTATCTTGTTATGCTCCTTGGCATCCAGTATATGGTTACGGTAAGTAGCCAGAGTTGAACCCAGGTGCACATCGTAACTGTTACTACCCAGGTCGGCACGGTTGTACGGCTCAATTTTGATAGTACCTTTTTCCATTTCTTCCAGGATGCGTTTGTCAGAGAGTATCATGGGTACAAATATAATAGCAAACCCCAAACCCCTGAAGGGGCTTAGTTGTTTTTTATACCCAAATTTTCCCCTATCCGTGCCCTACAGGCTATATTTGCAGGGTGAATATTCACGTGACCATAAATAATGTCTCTCCCCTTTAGGGGAGCCGGAGGGGTTTTATGCCATTATACCGAGAATGGAGCAGCGACGCCTATAGCCTGGCCGCTATATGGAAGATAGAAGAGCCGGAAAGCTTTTTCACGGAGCGCACGGGTATTATCTCTGACATAAAGAACGAAAAGCGCCGGATGGAAAGGCTGGCAGGCCGTTTCCTACTCAAATACCTGAAACAGGATTTTCCACTGTTAAATATATACAGCGACGAGCATGACAAGCCACGCATTAATAATAACGACTACTTCTTTTCCATATCTCACTCATGGCCATATGTGGCGGCAGTGGTGAGTCCTTATGTGGAGTGCGGTATAGATATACAGTGCTGGCACCCGAGGATGGAGGCTTTGCAGCATAAATTCCTTTCGGAACAGGAGCAAAAGTTATTTCATAACGACCCGAAACTGATCACCCTGGCATGGAGCGCCAAAGAAGCCGCCTATAAATGGCAGGGGAGAAGGGGAGTGGAGTTCATAGACCACCTGCCAATAGAAAAATATACTGACAAGGAACATACTCACGAATTTGATATATTTCTTCAATTAACTGCTCCAAAGATGCATGTACAGATACAAGGCATTGTAAAACAAGAGTTTGCGTGTGCCTATGCCATTCACGATGAGATATTGCATCCTTCATTTTAAGTCATTAAAATAATTTAACATATTTATTATTTTGTGTATTTTGAAGAAAAATTTGCTAAAATGAATGCATTGTGGTTAAATTTGTGAAAAATTTAATCTAATGTCTTCTTTACGTTATCTCGCACTACAAGACCTTGCCAAGGAGGAAAAAAAGATCGGCCACTATGCCGGCAAAAGAGTTACCTCAATTTTTGGCAGCAATGTATTTACTGAGCGCGCAATGCGCGAGTACCTTAGCGATGAGGCTTACAAGAGCCTGATGGCTTCAATTAAAGCAGGTGAAAAACTGGATCGCCGTGTGGCAGACCAGGTAGCAGCAGGTATGAAAGCCTGGGCCGAGGCGCATAGTGTTACTCACTTCACGCACTGGTTCCAACCACTGACAGGTACTACAGCTGAGAAGCATGATTCTTTCTTTACTATCAAGAGCGATGGCAGCGCCATTGAGATATTTGATGGCGACGCGCTGATACAGCAGGAGCCTGATGCATCGAGCTTCCCTAACGGTGGTATCCGTGCTACTTTCGAGGCACGTGGTTATACCGCATGGGATCCCTCATCCCCGGCATTCATTATAGAAAGCGGACAAGGTAAGACGTTGTGCATCCCGACCATCTTTATAGCTTACAACGGCGAAAGCCTGGACTATAAGGCACCTTTGTTGAAATCTATCCACGAGCTGAATAAAGCCGCTGTTGATGTGTGTCATTACTTCGATAAGAATGTATCGAAAGTAACAGCAACCTTGGGATGGGAGCAGGAGTACTTCGTTGTAGACGAGGTAATGGCCAATGCGCGCCCTGACCTGGTACTGTGCGGACGTACGCTGGTAGGCCACGCACCTGCAAAAGGACAGCAATTAGAAGATCACTACTTTGGTACTATACCCGAGCGCGTTTACGCTTTCATGCAAGACTTTGAACAAGAGTCTTACAAGCTGGGTATCCCACTGCGTACCCGCCACAACGAGGTAGCACCGGGACAGTTTGAGTGCGCACCGATATTTGAAGAAGCGAATATTGCTGTTGACCACAACAGCTTGTTGATGGATGTAATGACCAAGGTGGCCAAGCGTCATAAACTGAAAGTATTACTGCACGAAAAACCATTTGCCGGTGTGAATGGTAGCGGTAAACATAATAACTGGAGCCTTGCTACAGATACAGGTGTTAACCTGCTGTCTCCCGGTAAGACACCACGTACCAACCTGATGTTCCTGACCTTCTTTGTGAACATCATCAAAGCGGTACATGATAATGCTGACCTGTTGCGCGCAGCTATTGCATCGGCAGGAAACGACCACCGCCTGGGTGCTAACGAAGCTCCTCCGGCTATTATATCTGTATATATAGGCCAGTACCTGACACAGGTGCTGAACGAAGTAGAAGAGCGAGTGAAAGAGAAATTCAGCGAGCAGGATGAGGTGATACTGAAGTTAGACATCCACAAGCAGATACCGGAACTGTTGATGGACAATACTGATCGTAACCGTACCAGTCCTTTCGCTTTCACTGGCAATAAATTTGAGTTCCGCGCCGTAGGTTCTGCTGCCAACTGTGGTTCTCCGTTGATGATCATCAATACCATTATGGCTGACTCTTTGAAGAAATTCAAAGCAGAGGTAGATGCCCTGATAGAGAAAGGTGATAAGAAAGAAATAGCTATCATGCATGTATTGCGCAAATACATTGCTGAGTCGAAGAAGATACGTTTTGAAGGTGATAACTACAGCGATGAGTGGGCTAAGGAAGCTGAAAAACGCGGCCTGAGCAATATGAAAACCACTCCTGAAGCGCTGGGTGCTTACCTGACAGACAATGCTAAGAAACTGTTCTTTGATAACAATATATACAGTGCCCGTGAACTGGAAGCACGTGTTGAGATCATGCTGGAAGAGTATGTGAAGAAAGTACAGATAGAAGCACGTATCATGGGTTACATTGCAACCAACCATGTATTACCTGCAGCCATCGCTTACCAGAATTCGCTGATAGAGAATGTGAAAGGGTTGAAAGACCTGGGACTGGGCGAGAATACGTACAAAGCGCAGCTGAACTTAGTTGAGATAGTAAGCGGGCACATCCAGAACATTAATAATAATGTGGAGAAGATGATAGACGCACGCAAGCGTGCCAATAATGAAGCCGACAGTCACAAACGTGCTGATATGTATTGCAACGAGGTGAAACCTTACTTCGATACCATACGTTACCACGTTGATAAGCTGGAACTGATAGTTGATGATAAACTTTGGCCGCTGCCAAAATATCGTGAGCTGCTGTTCTTAAGATAATAACTGTAACGCCCCGCAAATTTGCGGGGCGTTTTTAATTCAACTATATGACAGAATATATGATACGGCTCATCGAGCCCGAAGATGTGCAAAGGGTGCTGGGTATTTACACACCTTACATTACAAAGTACAATACCAGTTTTGAGTATGAAGTACCTACGCTTGAAGAGTTTCAGCAACGCATTGCTAATATTACCGAACAATACCCCTGGCTGGTGTGCAAAAAAGACGGTGTGATAGTTGGTTATGCCTATGCAGGACAGCACCGGGCAAGAACCGCTTACCAATGGAGTGTAGAGTCTGCCATATATATAGCGGAGGATTTTTGTGGTAAGGGTGTTGGAAGGTTGTTGTACACAAAACTGTTTGAACTACTGAAGCAACAGGGTTACATGAACGTATTTGCTGGTATGACGGCTCCTAATGAGCGTAGCGAACGCCTGCACAAAAGCTTAGGTTTTGAAGATGTAGGTACTTTTAAAAATATAGGATATAAGAATGGAGCATGGCACGACACTAAGTGGTTTCAGTTAGATATAGGTGAGCATAAGAGCTTACTGTCTGAACCATTAAGTATAAAGGAAATTGGAAAAAACTATTAGCTTTAATCTATGAGTAAACACCACCACTACACTACCACTATAGAGTGGACAGGTAATAAAGGCGAAGGAACTATAGACGCTGCAGCCTATGAGCGTGCGCATACATTTTCCGTTGAAGGCAAAGCAGATATTCTTTGTTCTTCGGACACACCCTTTAGAGGAGATGTTAGCAAACATAACCCTGAGGATATGCTGGTATATTCTTTATCCAGTTGCCATATGTTATGGTACCTGCACTTGTGTGCAGATGCCGGTGTGGTAGTAACAGATTATACTGATACAGCTACAGGACGCATGTTGCAAAACGAAACAGGTGGCGGTCATTTTGAAGAAGTGGTACTGCATCCAGTTGTTACTATTACCGATGCGTCAAAAGTTGAACTGGCCAATAGCCTGCACGATAAGGCGCACGAAAAATGTTTTATTGCTAACTCGTGTAATTTCCCTGTAAGGCATGAGCCGCATTGTGAGGTAAAGCCTTAAAGGCTATTTTATTTTGCAGCTGGTTATGTATTCAGGTATCAATGATGTCCATTCGTTCTTACAACTTGTAAGTACCTGTTTCTTTGTCCCTGTGTAAGTCCCTGTGTTTTTGCTTATCAACATACCATTATAGGTAGTTGTACATTCACATTCGCGCGTTTTGACGCATGAAGTTGTTGTGCAGAGTATTATTGAGAATAATATGATCGTAAACAAGTGTTTGCACATAAGAGATACCAAGGAAGTTATACAATAAAGTTAAGACAACATCTGCAATTGGAACTGACCCAGGTTATTTATCAAAAAAACGGCAGCATTTTTTGAGATCAGGAATATGATTATCGAAGAGTACAATAGGTATCTCCGGCGAAAATGGCTTTGTTAGATTCATCTTCCTCTTTGCAATCAGCTTCAGCAGTTTTCCTGGTACCGAGTGTTTCGTAATCTACAGGCTCGTCAACCCCACTGCCATAATCTATATAACACAGGCAATGGTATCTTTTGATACACGAAGACATGCTGAAGACGACAAAAGCTAACATAAGAGTCGCCAATATCTGTTTGAACATAGCTTTTGATTTGAGACAGTAACAAATATAACCAACTGAAATCTATATATTGGCAATAGAGTGTTGTTTTATGAATGAATTGAAAGAGCAGCTACATGATCTGTGTACGCATTATATCAATAAGAATATCGATGATATAGAGGCTGCTATTGCAGACAGGAGAATTGCGATTGCCGCCGAAACAAAAAGCAGTATGGGTGACAAATACGAGACTACCCGCGAGATGCTGCAACAGGAGATCAATATGAATTTGAGACGCCTGGGTGAAGCACAAGCCGGCCTTGCTGTATTGAATGCTATTGACCCTGGTATGAGTACAGATGTTGTAACAGCAGGTAGTTTAGTTGTAACCGTTACGGGTGGATATTATATCAGTGTAAGTGCAGGATCTCATGTAATTGATGGTAAAAAATATTATGCGGTATCGGCGTCGTCACCTGTCGGTAAATTATTGCTTGGTAAAAAGAAAGGAGATGCA encodes the following:
- a CDS encoding NAD-dependent epimerase/dehydratase family protein: MKVIVTGTTGMVGKGVLLECLDHPEVAEVLVVNRSSIGMNHPKLKELIHKDFYDLSSIKDRLQGYDACYFCLGVSVIGLSEQEYTRITYDLTMHFAQTVINPGMTFIYVSGTGTDSTEDGKTMWARIKGRTENALLRMPFRKAYMFRPGIILPVKGVRSKTGWYNAIYNIMRPFFPLLRRSGSVTDTEKVGLAMINITLHDSDKLHLENKDINELATIH
- a CDS encoding GNAT family N-acetyltransferase, coding for MSVTIQPCNTLADLKKFVQFPYDLYKGNKYWVPPMKKDELNSLQPATNPAFNHCDAQFWIALKDGKVAGRIGAIINNAYNEQVGTKLGRITRLEFIDDKEVSSGLLATAEAWIKDKGMEGVHGPLGFTNLDHQAVLIEGFDHLPSIASEYHLPYYKEHIEAAGYEKERDWVEFRLKLADSIPEKALKLNEMIKTRYKLNVIHFNTQAEMKEQANRAFDLLNSAFGDLFSFVKMDKDLADFYINKYFTILNPKFVKMIEDEDSNLIGFIISLPSLSEAMQKAGGKIFPLGWYHIMQALKKPKVVDLLLTAIHPEWQAKGVSAILITELQKVMFEHGVTHVETTGIIETNEKAISHWKNYDHIQHKRKRCFIKMF
- a CDS encoding PAAR domain-containing protein, encoding MPPAARLTDFHECPMVTPGIPPVPHVGGPITGPGCPTVLIGKLPAARVGDMLVCVGPPDTIVKGSATVMIDGMPAARLGDTTAHGGQIVLGDFTVMIGG
- the vgrG gene encoding type VI secretion system tip protein VgrG yields the protein MPAQSPKTENTNLVSYEILVNGSPIDSAINVASINITKQINRIPVASIELLDGDSATGKFPISSGSTFVPGNIIEIKLGYDNKCLTVFKGIVAEQNIRANTGMGSVLEVICYDQSIGMTVGRKNGTYINTKDSDTIQKIISGYSGLTADIQSTGNTLNQLVQYYATDWDFICTRAEANGQVVIANNNKVTTQTPYTNTSSVLTLTYGQDIIDMNLQLDATAQLASVVSSSWDDTMQKVIQDSSTQSVAGPGNISSKQLSQVIGLSAYQQQTSAPLDNSNLTTWSKAELTWSGLAKIQGSVTFQGSNIVEPGTFVTLAGVGDRFNGDVYVSGVEHHLTDGMWTTVTELGLPADWPSTGNEDISAPQAAGLLPAIQGIHNAVVLQIAQDPDNDYRILVKIPLISDTGIWARLSNFSATSGAGSFFYPEVGDEVLVGFMNNDPRYPVIMGSVYSQKNKPPYTPDDKNTKKGFITKAGLKLEFDDENKITTVTTPANNSFVLNDKDKTVTVSDMNGNKLVMSASDISISSPKNINISANQQVNIKGNMGVTLQATAGDVKISGMNVKTHADMEASIEGSATASLTGGAQATIKGAMVMIN
- a CDS encoding dCTP deaminase, encoding MILSDKRILEEMEKGTIKIEPYNRADLGSNSYDVHLGSTLATYRNHILDAKEHNKIDVFEIPEEGFVLYPHIFYLGVTAEYTETHAHVPFLEGKSSTGRLGIDIHATAGKGDVGFCGNWTLEISVKQPVKVYKGMPIGQLIYFPVDGEIEVKYNQKKNAKYGNQPNLPVESMMWKNKF
- a CDS encoding 4'-phosphopantetheinyl transferase superfamily protein, encoding MPLYREWSSDAYSLAAIWKIEEPESFFTERTGIISDIKNEKRRMERLAGRFLLKYLKQDFPLLNIYSDEHDKPRINNNDYFFSISHSWPYVAAVVSPYVECGIDIQCWHPRMEALQHKFLSEQEQKLFHNDPKLITLAWSAKEAAYKWQGRRGVEFIDHLPIEKYTDKEHTHEFDIFLQLTAPKMHVQIQGIVKQEFACAYAIHDEILHPSF
- a CDS encoding glutamine synthetase III — its product is MSSLRYLALQDLAKEEKKIGHYAGKRVTSIFGSNVFTERAMREYLSDEAYKSLMASIKAGEKLDRRVADQVAAGMKAWAEAHSVTHFTHWFQPLTGTTAEKHDSFFTIKSDGSAIEIFDGDALIQQEPDASSFPNGGIRATFEARGYTAWDPSSPAFIIESGQGKTLCIPTIFIAYNGESLDYKAPLLKSIHELNKAAVDVCHYFDKNVSKVTATLGWEQEYFVVDEVMANARPDLVLCGRTLVGHAPAKGQQLEDHYFGTIPERVYAFMQDFEQESYKLGIPLRTRHNEVAPGQFECAPIFEEANIAVDHNSLLMDVMTKVAKRHKLKVLLHEKPFAGVNGSGKHNNWSLATDTGVNLLSPGKTPRTNLMFLTFFVNIIKAVHDNADLLRAAIASAGNDHRLGANEAPPAIISVYIGQYLTQVLNEVEERVKEKFSEQDEVILKLDIHKQIPELLMDNTDRNRTSPFAFTGNKFEFRAVGSAANCGSPLMIINTIMADSLKKFKAEVDALIEKGDKKEIAIMHVLRKYIAESKKIRFEGDNYSDEWAKEAEKRGLSNMKTTPEALGAYLTDNAKKLFFDNNIYSARELEARVEIMLEEYVKKVQIEARIMGYIATNHVLPAAIAYQNSLIENVKGLKDLGLGENTYKAQLNLVEIVSGHIQNINNNVEKMIDARKRANNEADSHKRADMYCNEVKPYFDTIRYHVDKLELIVDDKLWPLPKYRELLFLR
- a CDS encoding N-acetyltransferase — translated: MIRLIEPEDVQRVLGIYTPYITKYNTSFEYEVPTLEEFQQRIANITEQYPWLVCKKDGVIVGYAYAGQHRARTAYQWSVESAIYIAEDFCGKGVGRLLYTKLFELLKQQGYMNVFAGMTAPNERSERLHKSLGFEDVGTFKNIGYKNGAWHDTKWFQLDIGEHKSLLSEPLSIKEIGKNY
- a CDS encoding OsmC family protein, with amino-acid sequence MSKHHHYTTTIEWTGNKGEGTIDAAAYERAHTFSVEGKADILCSSDTPFRGDVSKHNPEDMLVYSLSSCHMLWYLHLCADAGVVVTDYTDTATGRMLQNETGGGHFEEVVLHPVVTITDASKVELANSLHDKAHEKCFIANSCNFPVRHEPHCEVKP
- a CDS encoding 3-oxoacyl-ACP synthase; translated protein: MNELKEQLHDLCTHYINKNIDDIEAAIADRRIAIAAETKSSMGDKYETTREMLQQEINMNLRRLGEAQAGLAVLNAIDPGMSTDVVTAGSLVVTVTGGYYISVSAGSHVIDGKKYYAVSASSPVGKLLLGKKKGDAITLNNNRITIISVQ